In a genomic window of Mercenaria mercenaria strain notata chromosome 19, MADL_Memer_1, whole genome shotgun sequence:
- the LOC123542837 gene encoding complement C1q-like protein 2, giving the protein MEFVFMYCFLLTVFTTTTHAAAVGIAKENEQKDRAPIVKRSASGGNIAFSAYLGSYVQDFNNDKIVFDNTVLNEGNAYNRGTGEFTAPVNGTYLLSFQFENWANDVPDLQQVATLKVSGNVIASAIIKPMGRSTQAGNMAVVRLIQGQKAYVTVDGGNVYGQSSERFTFFTGALLYQ; this is encoded by the exons ATGGAGTTCGTGTTTATGTATTGCTTCCTTTTGACCGTTTTCACTACCACTACACATGCAGCGGCCGTGGGGATTGCTAAAG aGAACGAACAGAAAGACCGTGCACCTATTGTGAAAAGAAGCGCATCTGGCGGGAATATTGCCTTTTCAGCGTATCTTGGTAGCTATGTACAAGACTTTAACAACGACAAAATTGTTTTTGACAACACGGTCCTCAATGAAGGGAATGCTTATAACAGAGGAACAGGGGAATTCACGGCGCCGGTAAATGGGACATACCTTCTGTCTTTTCAGTTCGAAAACTGGGCGAACGATGTGCCTGACTTGCAGCAAGTTGCTACTCTTAAAGTCAGCGGTAACGTCATTGCAAGTGCGATTATCAAGCCAATGGGCCGGAGCACACAGGCAGGCAACATGGCAGTCGTCCGGCTCATTCAAGGGCAGAAGGCGTATGTGACGGTGGATGGAGGAAATGTGTATGGACAGAGTAGTGAACGCTTCACATTCTTCACAGGGGCTCTTTTGTATCAATAA
- the LOC123543034 gene encoding uncharacterized protein LOC123543034, whose translation MLKSFRRVIILGTAVLVFSVFQVYKMQDSGIYRTNINDNAKNDAENVHVLINKLQHVAYKKISQNFSLGDSENKLDHEGSSHDMFCVEKSKWGNISGLPAVKSNMSVWEYKRNITCPDVQFGETAPRPLRSKLVLNCDNVTDSVLKVEMVNNSNDIHVTKFGNACLNKFIDSCCKGPERVPNIVHYVWFMRNSLDFISFISILSVVRFVNPCVIVFHGDRLPTGKYWDFLMRLSPNIIHIKRQKVNTVFGQRVKFKQHSSDVMRIEALLMYGGIYMDTDTVLVKSIDSLRQYPCVMSTQSGSLGSAFIMAEKNATFLNMWLEGYKTNYRSSHYYYNAMIYPRQLAYNHTDIIHVEDGTVSRPKDLYVNKPHSKRFESYNWSNIFGMHLFTRNTRTTFNEDTIKDMRSVTGAILRHILFGNKELCHLLKTP comes from the exons ATGCTGAAAAGTTTCAGACGTGTTATTATTTTAGGTACAGCCGTACTTGTCTTCAGTGTGTTTCAAGTTTATAAGATGCAGGATAGTGGAATATATCGAACTAATATAAACG ATAACGCAAAGAATGACGCAGAAAATGTTCATGTGCTCATCAATAAATTGCAGCATGTTGCGTACAAAAAGATCAGTCAGAACTTTTCTCTAGGAGATTCAGAGAACAAACTCGACCATGAGGGATCTTCTCACGATATGTTCTGTGTTGAGAAAAGTAAGTGGGGCAATATAAGTGGTTTGCCAGCCGTGAAGTCCAACATGTCTGTTTGGGAATATAAACGTAATATCACGTGTCCAGACGTACAGTTTGGTGAAACAGCGCCAAGACCATTGAGATCAAAGCTAGTTTTAAACTGTGACAACGTTACAGACTCTGTTCTTAAAGTTGAGATGGttaacaattcaaatgatattCATGTAACGAAGTTTGGAAATGCGTGTTTGAACAAATTCATCGACAGTTGTTGCAAAGGGCCAGAAAGAGTACCAAATATTGTTCATTACGTATGGTTTATGAGAAACTCCTTGGATTTCATCAGTTTTATAAGCATATTAAGTGTTGTCCGATTTGTTAATCCATGTGTTATAGTTTTCCATGGTGACAGACTTCCGACCGGTAAATACTGGGACTTTTTAATGAGACTTTCACCAAATATCATCCATATAAAACGTCAAAAAGTAAATACTGTTTTCGGACAACGTGTAAAATTTAAGCAACATTCGAGTGACGTCATGCGAATTGAGGCGCTACTGATGTACGGGGGAATATATATGGATACCGACACTGTCCTTGTAAAATCGATTGACTCTCTCAGACAATACCCCTGCGTCATGTCTACACAAAGTGGGAGTTTAGGTTCAGCTTTCATTATGGCCgaaaaaaatgcaacatttctTAATATGTGGCTAGAAGGCTACAAAACCAACTATAGAAGCTCTCATTACTATTACAATGCTATGATATATCCCCGCCAGTTGGCTTATAATCACACAGATATTATACATGTGGAGGACGGCACTGTTTCAAGACCGAAAGACCTTTACGTTAACAAGCCTCACAGTAAACGTTTCGAAAGTTATAACTGGTCAAATATATTCGGAATGCATCTTTTCACCAGAAATACGAGAACGACATTTAATGAAGATACAATAAAAGACATGCGAAGTGTTACGGGTGCTATATTAAGACATATCCTATTCGGGAACAAAGAGTTGTGCCACTTGTTGAAAACCCCATGA